A genome region from Caldalkalibacillus uzonensis includes the following:
- a CDS encoding response regulator transcription factor — protein sequence MHTVVLVDDEFYIRQGLKKMINWETYDFKISGEAEDGEQAWQMIQDTNPDVVITDICMPVMDGINLIKRIKESQVYPCKFIIISGYGEFKYAQQAVRFGVHDFLLKPIEQGELTQALERLSKILEQEKNTCLTHQQWLDLLQDVRHDASNDGELDTSWDTILLEQIEENRLEEAQQTITRMFREFQVQRLAPEAVRVSLWRSIQRVLNVIRSMDGDEQNMKTLSQLMRSLDCQVTLTELRRLFLVFVQEAVQVIDQLRQNKHRGEIEKIKRYIDLNYHQHISLKHIANKFYLNPIYLGQLFKKTYDVYFKEYLLQIRINEAKRLLRQSDLRVYEIAEKVGFKSVDYFVTKFEEREGMTPTAYRNRLLGRSKRVQTAK from the coding sequence ATGCACACAGTGGTCTTGGTGGATGATGAATTTTATATTAGACAGGGCCTGAAAAAGATGATTAACTGGGAAACTTATGATTTTAAAATCAGTGGCGAGGCGGAAGATGGCGAACAGGCCTGGCAAATGATACAGGACACAAATCCGGATGTGGTCATTACGGATATTTGTATGCCCGTTATGGATGGCATCAACTTAATCAAAAGAATAAAAGAGTCACAGGTTTACCCATGCAAATTCATCATCATTAGCGGGTACGGAGAGTTTAAATATGCCCAGCAAGCCGTCCGTTTTGGCGTCCACGACTTTCTCCTCAAACCCATTGAACAAGGAGAATTAACACAAGCTTTGGAAAGACTGTCAAAGATCTTGGAGCAAGAAAAGAATACCTGCCTCACCCATCAGCAATGGTTGGATCTTCTCCAGGATGTCCGGCATGATGCATCAAATGATGGAGAGTTGGACACTTCATGGGACACCATCTTGTTAGAACAAATTGAGGAAAACAGACTTGAGGAAGCTCAGCAAACGATTACCAGGATGTTTCGGGAATTTCAAGTACAACGACTGGCCCCTGAAGCCGTCCGGGTATCATTATGGCGCAGTATTCAAAGGGTGTTAAATGTCATCCGTTCGATGGACGGGGATGAACAGAATATGAAAACTTTATCCCAGTTGATGCGGTCCCTTGATTGCCAGGTCACGTTAACAGAACTGCGCCGGTTGTTCCTGGTCTTTGTCCAGGAAGCGGTGCAGGTGATCGATCAATTGCGCCAGAACAAGCATCGGGGAGAGATTGAAAAAATCAAAAGATATATTGACTTAAATTACCATCAGCATATCAGTTTAAAGCATATTGCCAATAAGTTCTATCTCAATCCCATTTACCTTGGCCAATTATTTAAGAAGACATACGACGTTTACTTTAAGGAATATTTGTTACAGATTCGCATTAATGAGGCGAAAAGATTGTTGCGTCAGTCAGATTTGCGTGTCTACGAAATTGCTGAAAAAGTGGGGTTTAAAAGTGTAGATTATTTTGTAACCAAATTTGAGGAGCGGGAAGGAATGACCCCAACGGCTTACCGGAACCGCCTGCTCGGCAGGTCAAAACGGGTGCAGACAGCAAAGTAG
- a CDS encoding sugar ABC transporter permease, whose amino-acid sequence MNLPLKQNNVNKETGSKLSFFMKMDIRAYAMIFALVAIWLFFAILTDGAFLSERNLSNLFRQMSVTAILAIGVVLVIVSGQIDLSVGSVAGLTGGVAAVLNVWVGLDPFLSIAVAIGLGILIGIWQGFWVAYMSVPSFIVTLGGMLIFRGILLGITKGNTIAPLSEGFRTIGQSYLSVSLGWILAAMAIVAVILFTLNKRRSRIKYGFEVAPYSIELLKVAGISMLIILFVGTMNAYAGIPMPIMLVLVLGLIFTFIAKNTSFGRQIYAIGGNPEAARLSGINIRRRVMAVFILSGFMASVAGVVLTARLNAATSSAGQMLELDAIAAAVIGGTSLMGGTGTIIGAVIGALIMASLDNGMSMMNVEAFWQYIVKGLILILAVWVDVTTKKRRG is encoded by the coding sequence ATGAACTTGCCGCTTAAACAAAACAATGTTAATAAAGAGACCGGCAGCAAACTTTCGTTTTTTATGAAAATGGATATTAGAGCTTACGCAATGATTTTTGCCCTCGTTGCTATATGGTTATTTTTTGCAATATTAACAGATGGAGCTTTTTTATCTGAACGAAACCTATCTAATTTATTCAGACAAATGTCTGTGACCGCGATCTTAGCGATCGGTGTTGTTTTGGTCATCGTATCTGGGCAGATTGATTTATCTGTCGGTTCGGTTGCCGGATTAACGGGCGGTGTGGCAGCTGTATTAAACGTATGGGTCGGCCTTGATCCGTTTCTTAGCATAGCTGTTGCGATTGGGCTCGGGATACTTATCGGGATATGGCAAGGGTTTTGGGTTGCATACATGTCAGTACCTTCTTTTATTGTAACGTTAGGTGGGATGCTCATCTTTCGGGGTATTTTGCTTGGCATCACCAAGGGTAATACGATTGCACCATTGTCAGAAGGTTTTAGAACCATCGGTCAATCATATCTATCGGTCAGTCTCGGGTGGATATTAGCTGCTATGGCAATTGTTGCCGTTATCCTCTTTACATTGAACAAAAGACGTTCACGTATAAAATATGGCTTTGAGGTTGCTCCTTATTCGATTGAATTGTTAAAAGTGGCTGGGATCAGCATGCTCATTATCTTATTTGTGGGTACGATGAACGCCTATGCCGGCATCCCGATGCCGATCATGCTGGTACTAGTACTAGGTCTCATTTTCACGTTTATTGCAAAAAACACTTCCTTTGGCCGCCAAATTTATGCCATTGGCGGAAACCCTGAAGCGGCGCGTCTTTCCGGTATTAATATTCGTCGGCGTGTGATGGCCGTCTTTATTCTTAGCGGCTTTATGGCTTCAGTGGCCGGGGTTGTTTTAACTGCTCGTTTGAATGCAGCCACTTCTTCAGCGGGACAAATGTTAGAACTTGATGCAATTGCTGCAGCCGTCATAGGCGGGACGAGCTTAATGGGTGGTACTGGTACGATTATCGGGGCAGTCATTGGAGCATTGATTATGGCTAGTCTGGATAACGGCATGAGTATGATGAACGTTGAAGCCTTCTGGCAATATATCGTTAAAGGCTTGATTTTAATTCTTGCCGTTTGGGTTGACGTCACAACGAAGAAGAGAAGGGGTTAG